The following are from one region of the Vitis riparia cultivar Riparia Gloire de Montpellier isolate 1030 chromosome 14, EGFV_Vit.rip_1.0, whole genome shotgun sequence genome:
- the LOC117929917 gene encoding uncharacterized protein LOC117929917 yields the protein MINEMQNVGFLCHYVFGNGSAQYVFLDVGNDGSVSLNRPLSFSVETSAHVCASCNGMLLFSYNCSGNNLLSFHVFNISAHQCVSLPQLPYITPRIITHGLAFDGLHYQVVLVFSSPQGEEASTSSGSDGGYGGGGVIEMEIFSSETGKWRHHTTMIPLPPYLPKLSTPPLFSNGSIHWELGGYLLVYNIQSAHSELLQLPNHSQNWTWRSMTFGQCLWESDGRVHYCYTDYQGIQTWVLMNRQDHDYYSNNYNHDRQKFKWKLAHTVPHQILLSQNPDIFLRLGQTHHDFSEWKPYYISPYAYLEDSQIMYLRLPGIFAAYNLRTGILKEVCNYSFPNTNFYCCSSFPVVYCQKGNAEMGNIRSDGERGAVINLPVADVLLLCQNSIAKDCSSMQ from the coding sequence ATGATCAATGAGATGCAGAATGTTGGTTTTCTCTGCCACTATGTGTTTGGCAATGGGTCTGCCCAGTATGTCTTCCTTGATGTGGGAAATGATGGTTCTGTGTCTCTGAACCGACCCCTCAGCTTCTCCGTTGAAACAAGCGCCCACGTCTGCGCTTCCTGCAATGGCATGCTTCTGTTCTCCTATAACTGCAGTGGAAACAACCTGCTCTCCTTCCATGTCTTCAATATCAGTGCCCATCAGTGTGTGTCGCTTCCCCAGCTGCCTTACATCACCCCACGGATCATCACCCATGGCCTGGCTTTTGATGGCCTCCACTACCAGGTTGTACTGGTTTTCAGCAGCCCTCAAGGAGAAGAAGCAAGTACTAGTAGCGGTAGTGATGGTGGATATGGCGGTGGTGGGGTTATAGAGATGGAGATCTTCTCGTCGGAAACCGGCAAATGGAGACACCACACAACCATGATTCCTCTCCCACCGTATCTCCCTAAGCTCAGCACTCCTCCTCTCTTCTCAAACGGGTCCATTCACTGGGAACTGGGGGGTTACTTGCTGGTCTACAACATCCAAAGCGCTCACTCTGAGCTCCTTCAACTCCCAAACCATTCACAGAACTGGACATGGCGGTCGATGACTTTCGGACAGTGCCTGTGGGAATCAGATGGGCGTGTTCACTACTGCTACACTGATTACCAAGGAATACAAACGTGGGTTCTCATGAATCGGCAGGATCATGACTACTACTCCAACAACTACAATCACGACCGCCAGAAATTCAAGTGGAAACTGGCTCACACCGTCCCGCACCAGATCTTACTGTCACAGAACCCAGACATTTTCCTCCGCCTGGGTCAGACCCACCATGATTTTTCAGAGTGGAAGCCATACTACATATCACCTTACGCCTACTTGGAAGATTCACAGATCATGTACTTGAGACTGCCTGGGATTTTTGCTGCCTACAATCTGAGGACCGGCATATTGAAAGAGGTGTGCAATTACTCATTTCCAAATACTAACTTCTATTGCTGCTCCTCCTTCCCTGTTGTTTATTGCCAAAAAGGAAATGCAGAAATGGGAAACATAAGATCAGACGGAGAAAGAGGAGCTGTGATTAATTTGCCAGTAGCAGATGTTCTATTATTGTGCCAAAACTCAATAGCAAAGGATTGTAGCAGCATGCAGTGA
- the LOC117931341 gene encoding heavy metal-associated isoprenylated plant protein 32-like gives MAKEVDLKKVELKVTVNCCDGCKRKVKKVLQSIEGVLKTEIDPLQPKVTVVGNVDPKILIKKLQKCGKQAEIWSSGNQNAGKQNKETDTALAKEKEKSKSVCEEAKCSDSSATANEKSKESSKGGDGGENKDSKKEQKESNSCDNTNSTSLKLTKSENSPLPPQVNFTMHPSMLHETGNIRSCTQHCCMVEPCAITLPYYAIHSYTAPAPTLVPTCCSQGLYNLERSVSQPPLQTPVAHVGDYFSVENTVGCCVM, from the exons ATGGCAAAGGAAGTTGATTTAAAG AAGGTCGAATTGAAGGTTACTGTCAACTGTTGTGATGGTTGCAAGAGGAAGGTTAAGAAGGTGTTACAGAGTATTGAAG GTGTTCTGAAGACCGAAATCGACCCTTTGCAGCCTAAAGTTACAGTTGTGGGGAATGTGGATCCTAAAATTCTAATAAAGAAGCTACAAAAATGTGGAAAGCAAGCAGAAATATGGAGCAGTGGTAATCAAAACGCCGGAAAACAAAACAAGGAAACGGACACGGCCTTggcaaaagagaaagaaaaatcaaaatctgtGTGTGAGGAGGCAAAATGCTCCGACTCATCCGCCACTGCCaatgaaaaaagtaaagaaagCTCAAAGGGTGGGGATGGAGGTGAGAACAAGGATTCAAAGAAGGAACAGAAGGAGTCCAACAGCTGTGACAATACTAATAGTACTAGTCTCAAACTGACTAAGAGTGAGAACTCTCCTCTGCCTCCCCAAGTAAATTTCACCATGCATCCAAGTATGTTGCATGAGACAGGTAATATCAGGTCTTGCACACAGCACTGTTGTATGGTGGAGCCATGCGCTATCACCTTGCCCTATTATGCAATACACTCATACACAGCTCCAGCTCCTACTCTTGTTCCAACCTGTTGCAGCCAGGGACTGTACAACTTGGAAAGGTCGGTATCTCAGCCGCCACTCCAGACTCCAGTAGCACACGTCGGGGATTACTTCAGTGTTGAGAATACTGTGGGGTGTTGTGTGATGTGA
- the LOC117931339 gene encoding glyceraldehyde-3-phosphate dehydrogenase A, chloroplastic yields the protein MASATLSVAKPSLQANGKGFAEFSGLRNSSACLSFNRKTSDDFLSVVAFQTSAVGSNSGGYRKGVTEAKLKVAINGFGRIGRNFLRCWHGRKDSPLDVVVVNDTGGVKQASHLLKYDSILGTFEADVKAVGDDAISVDGKVIKVVSSRNPLDLPWGDLDIDLVIEGTGVFVDRDGAGKHIQAGAKKVLITAPGKGDIPTYVVGVNADEYNHDESIISNASCTTNCLAPFVKVLDQKFGIIKGTMTTTHSYTGDQRLLDASHRDLRRARAAALNIVPTSTGAAKAVALVLPTLKGKLNGIALRVPTPNVSVVDLVVQVSKKTFAEEVNAGFRDSAEKELQGILSVCDEPLVSVDFRCSDVSSTVDSSLTMVMGDDMVKVIAWYDNEWGYSQRVVDLADIVANKWK from the exons ATGGCCTCGGCTACTCTCTCTGTAGCCAAACCATCTCTTCAG GCGAATGGGAAGGGATTTGCAGAATTCTCAGGACTCCGCAACTCCTCAGCTTGCCTTTCCTTCAACAGGAAAACCTCTGATGATTTTCTTTCAGTCGTCGCCTTCCAGACTTCTGCT GTGGGAAGCAACAGTGGGGGATACAGAAAAGGAGTAACAGAAGCAAAGCTAAAGGTGGCAATAAATGGATTTGGGAGGATTGGGAGGAACTTCTTGAGGTGCTGGCATGGCAGGAAGGACTCCCCCTTGGATGTCGTTGTCGTCAATGACACAGGAGGTGTCAAGCAGGCTTCCCATCTCCTCAAGTATGACTCCATCCTTGGCACCTTTGAGGCAGATGTCAAGGCAGTCGGCGATGATGCCATCTCTGTGGATGGCAAGGTCATCAAGGTCGTCTCCAGCCGCAACCCTCTTGACCTCCCATGGGG GGACTTGGACATTGATCTAGTGATAGAAGGGACAGGGGTGTTTGTGGACAGAGATGGTGCAGGCAAGCACATCCAGGCAGGGGCCAAGAAGGTGCTCATCACTGCCCCAGGAAAGGGTGACATCCCAACCTATGTCGTCGGCGTCAATGCAGACGAATACAATCATGATGAGTCCATCATCAGCAATGCTTCCTGCACAACCAACTGCCTTGCCCCCTTCGTCAAGGTCCTCGACCAGAAGTTCG GAATCATCAAGGGCACCATGACAACAACTCATTCCTACACTGGGGACCAGAGGCTCCTTGACGCCAGCCACCGTGACCTTAGACGTGCGAGAGCTGCAGCTCTCAACATTGTGCCAACATCCACGGGAGCAGCAAAGGCAGTGGCCCTTGTCCTCCCAACTCTCAAAGGCAAGCTCAATGGCATTGCCCTGCGTGTGCCCACCCCAAATGTGTCGGTTGTGGACCTTGTTGTTCAGGTGTCCAAGAAGACCTTTGCAGAGGAGGTGAATGCTGGTTTCAGGGACAGTGCTGAGAAGGAGCTCCAAGGGATTCTCTCTGTGTGTGATGAGCCCCTGGTTTCAGTTGACTTCAGGTGCTCTGATGTGTCCTCGACCGTGGACTCATCACTGACCATGGTTATGGGAGATGACATGGTTAAGGTGATAGCTTGGTATGACAATGAATGGGGTTACTCTCAAAGGGTTGTGGATTTGGCTGATATTGTGGCCAACAAATGGAAATGA
- the LOC117931340 gene encoding WD repeat-containing protein LWD1, with amino-acid sequence MGASSDPTQDASDEQQKRSEIYTYEAPWHIYAMNWSVRRDKKYRLAIASLLEQYPNRVEIVQLDDSTGEIRSDPNLSFEHHYPPTKTIFIPDKDCQKPDLLATSSDFLRVWNISDDRVELKCLLNGNRNSEFCGPLTSFDWNEAEPKRIGTSSIDTTCTIWDIERETVDTQLIAHDKEVFDIAWGGVGVFASVSADGSVRVFDLRDKEHSTIIYESSEPDTPLVRLGWNKQDPRYMATIIMDSAKVVVLDIRFPTLPVVELQRHQASVNAIAWAPHSSCHICTAGDDSQALIWDLSSMGQPVEGGLDPILAYTAGAEIEQLQWSSSQPDWVAIAFSTKLQILRV; translated from the coding sequence ATGGGAGCGAGCAGCGATCCGACTCAGGATGCCTCCGATGAGCAGCAGAAGCGATCGGAAATCTACACCTACGAGGCTCCCTGGCACATCTACGCCATGAATTGGAGCGTTCGCCGCGACAAGAAGTACCGTCTCGCCATTGCTAGCCTTCTCGAGCAGTACCCTAATCGTGTCGAGATCGTCCAACTCGACGACTCCACCGGAGAGATCCGCTCCGATCCTAATCTTTCCTTTGAGCACCACTACCCTCCCACTAAGACCATCTTCATTCCCGACAAGGACTGCCAGAAGCCCGACCTGCTCGCCACCTCTAGCGATTTTCTCAGGGTTTGGAACATCTCCGATGATCGCGTTGAGCTCAAATGTCTACTTAATGGGAATCGGAATAGTGAGTTCTGTGGACCGCTCACCTCCTTCGACTGGAACGAGGCGGAGCCCAAGCGGATCGGGACTTCCAGTATTGATACCACTTGTACCATCTGGGATATTGAGAGGGAGACGGTGGATACCCAGCTTATCGCTCATGATAAGGAGGTTTTTGATATTGCTTGGGGTGGCGTCGGAGTTTTCGCCTCTGTTTCTGCTGATGGCTCGGTTAGGGTTTTTGATTTGCGCGATAAGGAGCACTCGACGATTATCTATGAGAGCTCCGAGCCCGACACTCCTCTTGTTCGGCTCGGTTGGAACAAACAGGATCCTAGGTACATGGCTACTATCATCATGGACAGCGCCAAGGTCGTGGTGCTCGACATCCGCTTCCCTACTCTCCCAGTGGTGGAATTGCAGAGGCATCAGGCCAGTGTCAATGCTATTGCGTGGGCGCCCCATAGTTCTTGCCATATTTGCACTGCTGGCGATGATTCACAGGCCCTAATCTGGGATTTGTCATCCATGGGGCAGCCTGTGGAAGGGGGATTGGATCCGATTCTGGCATACACTGCGGGGGCAGAAATCGAGCAGCTGCAGTGGTCCTCCTCCCAGCCCGATTGGGTCGCAATTGCCTTCTCGACTAAGCTTCAGATACTGAGGGTTTAA
- the LOC117931342 gene encoding OVARIAN TUMOR DOMAIN-containing deubiquitinating enzyme 12 isoform X2, translating to MVQLVDALPVWNLFVIDFLKFQHVPRINFYIPNLSDASLDHQRLQQRLNVYRLYEVKVSGDGNCQFRALSDQMYKSPEYHKHVRKEIVKQLKDYRSLYEGYVPMKYKRYYKKMAKSGEWGDHITLQAAADRFAAKICLLTSFRDTCFIEIIPQYQAPKRELWLSFWSEVHYNSLYEIKDAPIRQKPRKKHWLF from the exons AATTGACTTCTTGAAATTTCAGCATGTCCCGCGGATAAATTTCTATATCCCTAACTTGAGTGATGCAAGTTTGGATCACCAACGATTGCAGCAAAG GCTAAATGTTTACAGGTTATATGAAGTGAAGGTCTCTGGAGATGGCAATTGTCAG TTTCGTGCACTCTCAGACCAGATGTACAAGTCACCTGAATATCACAAGCATGTTCGCAAAGAAATTGTGAAACAG CTAAAGGACTACCGATCTCTGTATGAAGGCTATGTCCCAATGAAGTACAAGCGCTATTACAAGAAGATGGCAAA GTCTGGTGAATGGGGTGACCATATTACCTTACAAGCTGCAGCTGATAGG TTTGCAGCAAAGATATGTCTCTTGACTTCATTCAGAGACACCTGTTTTATTGAAATAATCCCTCAATACCAGGCACCCAAACGAG AGCTGTGGTTGAGTTTCTGGTCTGAGGTACATTACAATTCACTATATGAAATCAAAG ATGCTCCAATTAGGCAGAAGCCAAGGAAGAAACACTGGTTGTTCTAG